In Humulus lupulus chromosome 6, drHumLupu1.1, whole genome shotgun sequence, a single genomic region encodes these proteins:
- the LOC133785503 gene encoding uncharacterized protein LOC133785503 yields MSQTHINIVVLYNGSWEQVLNEGWSFSAKQSKGMKVPKTITYNSLVDQLYTLIGADKSCIDLDLNVIYHFGSKGIPPSLISNDEDVAFFLDEIGTSINHRTPLCVSTIEKRSNDPLVTKTRELYTIPPVETKVNDDFCIDGNEDSCDDDNNDADGNEDSCDGDNNDADGNEDSCDDDNNDALSSDDNENIDRSTCNDVLVKHNLQQSTSNEVLKSHDFSNNIGRKKNFEFKVKKSAKNIWCTVCVDDKCKWRLRATKLVNSNMFEVRKFFGEHTCSLDVRHKDHRQASPWLIGHVIRRKFEGDDVNYKPRSIVKDMSLSYGVHMSYAKAWRCREHALAYIRGTPESSFQKLPSFLYMMEQKNPGTVTHLQMDNEGRFKYCFMALGVSIMGFKTYIRPVICVDGTFLTTRCGGTLLCAMGQDANKQIYPIAFSVVDSENNDSWLYFLLRLKEAIGEVENLVFVSDRHTSIASALTKNFPEAHHGACIHHVSMNIRAKFKTDHCHEEFFLTAKAYRKREFLRHFEKIKFKDLAIAQYLENQVGFEKWARSFFPGHRYNLMTTGIAESWNNVIAEARGWPITCLMEFMRHTLQKWFFKRRTATSATTSPLATEVEADLRKLADKSTTSFSFPSSQYEITVLDGDLDGDVDLRRKTCSCRRFDLTGLPCEHTLAGARDRGISPYSLCSRFYTVEAWLSSYGGSVYTLGNEESWVIPNDIGSMMIAPPLMKQKAGRPKKKRRLSKGEKNSKQHRCSRCGVLGHNRVTCTTVCPPPSRHS; encoded by the exons GACTATCACTTACAATAGTCTTGTTGATCAATTGTATACTTTAATCGGAGCTGACAAGTCTTGTATTGATCTTGACTTAAATGTAATCTATCATTTTGGAAGTAAAGGTATCCCTCCATCTTTAATTAGTAATGATGAAGATGTTGCTTTTTTTCTTGATGAGATAGGAACATCTATCAATCATCGGACACCCCTATGTGTGTCTACTATAGAGAAGAGAAGTAATGATCCTTTGGTTACTAAAACACGTGAGTTGTATACTATTCCTCCAGTTGAAACCAAAGTGAATGATGATTTTTGCATTGATGGCAATGAAGACAGttgtgatgatgataataatgatgcagatggcaatgaagacagttgtgatggtgataataatgatgcagatggcaatgaagacagttgtgatgatgataataatgatgcattaagctcagatgataatgaaaatattGATAGGTCTACCTGCAATGATGTACTTGTGAAGCATAATTTACAACAGTCAACCTCCAATGAAGTATTGAAGAGCCATGATTTCTCAAATAATATAGGTCGTAAA AAAAACTTTGAGTTTAAAGTAAAGAAGTCTGCGAAAAATATATGGTGTACAGTATGTGTTGATGATAAATGCAAATGGAGGTTGAGGGCTACAAAATTGGTTAATTCCAATATGTTCGAGGTTCGTAAATTTTTCGGTGAACACACATGTTCATTGGATGTTCGACATAAAGATCACCGTCAGGCATCCCCATGGCTTATTGGACATGTCATAAGGAGAAAATTTGAGGGTGATGATGTTAATTACAAGCCAAGGTCAATTGTAAAAGATATGAGTTTATCATATGGAGTTCATATGAGCTATGCTAAAGCTTGGAGGTGTCGAGAGCATGCATTGGCTTACATAAGAGGTACACCAGAATCATCATTTCAGAAACTTCCCTCATTTCTATACATGATGGAGCAAAAAAATCCTGGAACTGTTACTCATTTGCAGATGGACAATGAAGGTAGGTTCAAATATTGCTTCATGGCCTTAGGTGTTTCTATAATGGGGTTTAAAACATATATTCGCCCAGTTATATGTGTAGATGGAACCTTCTTGACTACTCGGTGTGGTGGTACTTTGTTATGTGCCATGGGACAAGATGCTAACAAGCAAATATATCCAATTGCATTTTCAGTAGTTGATTCAGAGAATAATGACTCATGGTTGTATTTTCTACTGAGGTTGAAGGAAGCGATTGGTGAAGTGGAGAATCTAGTATTCGTGTCTGATAGACATACTAGTATAGCAAGTGCCTTGACTAAAAATTTTCCTGAGGCACACCACGGTGCTTGTATACATCATGTTAGCATGAATATCCGTGCGAAGTTCAAAACTGACCATTGCCATGAAGAATTCTTCCTTACAGCGAAAGCTTATAGAAAGCGAGAGTTTTTACGCCATTTTGAGAAGATCAAATTCAAAGATCTTGCAATTGCTCAATACTTAGAGAATCAAGTGGGTTTTGAAAAGTGGGCTCGTTCTTTCTTTCCTGGTCATCGATATAATTTAATGACTACAGGTATTGCCGAAAGCTGGAACAATGTCATTGCTGAGGCAcgtgggtggccaattacttgtcTCATGGAATTTATGAGGCACACTTTACAAAAATGGTTTTTCAAGCGTCGAACTGCAACATCAGCGACTACAAGTCCTCTTGCCACAGAAGTGGAAGCTGATTTGCGAAAGTTAGCAGACAAGTCCACTACCTCGTTCTCTTTTCCGTCTAGTCAGTATGAAATAACAGTATTGGATGGTGATCTTGATGGAGATGTCGACCTGAGGAGGAAAACATGTAGTTGTAGAAGATTTGATTTGACAGGTCTTCCTTGTGAACACACTCTAGCTGGTGCTCGAGATCGTGGCATTAGTCCATATAGTTTATGCTCCAGATTCTACACAGTTGAAGCGTGGTTGTCATCCTATGGTGGATCTGTATATACGCTGGGTAATGAAGAATCTTGGGTGATACCAAATGACATAGGAAGTATGATGATAGCTCCTCCTTTAATGAAGCAGAAGGCtggtcgtccaaagaagaaacGACGTTTATCAAAGGGTGAGAAGAATAGCAAACAACATAGATGTAGTAGATGTGGTGTCCTGGGCCACAATCGAGTGACGTGCACCACTGTTTGTCCCCCGCCGTCTAGACATTCTTAG